In one window of Azoarcus olearius DNA:
- the secG gene encoding preprotein translocase subunit SecG yields MSDILFSVVLTVHVVVGLGVIGLVLVQHGKGADMGAAFGSGASGSLFGSSGSANFLSRTTAVLATVFFVTSLSLSYLASNKTSAPSSVMERAVPSAPAEGTGTVAPATPGDASKAQEIPK; encoded by the coding sequence ATGAGCGACATTCTGTTTTCGGTGGTCCTGACGGTGCACGTCGTCGTAGGGCTCGGTGTCATCGGTCTCGTGCTGGTGCAGCACGGCAAAGGTGCCGACATGGGGGCCGCTTTTGGGAGCGGCGCGTCCGGAAGTCTGTTCGGTTCCTCGGGTTCGGCCAATTTCCTCAGCAGGACCACCGCGGTGCTCGCCACGGTCTTTTTCGTCACCAGTCTCAGCCTTAGCTATCTCGCCAGCAACAAGACCAGCGCCCCCTCCAGTGTGATGGAGCGGGCGGTGCCGAGCGCGCCGGCGGAGGGGACTGGAACGGTTGCGCCGGCCACGCCTGGCGATGCTTCCAAGGCCCAGGAGATTCCGAAATAA
- the ndhC gene encoding NADH-quinone oxidoreductase subunit A, whose amino-acid sequence MLENYFPVLMFILVGLGIGVVPVVLGRVIAPHRPDSQKLSPYECGFEAFEDARMKFDVRYYLIAILFILFDLEIAFLFPWATVFQDFIAAGELAWFVFGSVMVFLAILVIGYIVEWKNGALDWE is encoded by the coding sequence ATGCTGGAAAACTACTTTCCCGTCCTGATGTTCATTCTCGTTGGGCTCGGAATTGGTGTAGTTCCCGTGGTTCTGGGTCGAGTAATTGCTCCCCACCGCCCCGATAGTCAAAAGCTGTCTCCCTATGAGTGCGGATTCGAGGCATTTGAAGATGCCCGAATGAAATTCGACGTCCGCTACTATCTCATCGCAATTCTCTTCATCCTGTTCGACCTCGAAATCGCTTTTCTCTTTCCGTGGGCGACGGTCTTTCAGGACTTCATTGCCGCCGGCGAGCTTGCGTGGTTTGTTTTCGGTTCGGTGATGGTCTTCCTGGCTATTCTGGTCATCGGTTACATCGTCGAGTGGAAAAACGGCGCACTCGACTGGGAGTAA
- the pstC gene encoding phosphate ABC transporter permease PstC: MVLPVQKPEAEEAFGLNISAGGVPAAVSSGASMRPTQFKTSSATKFGDGVFALSARFFAVLTLALLAGIIVALTYASWPSLEAFGIGFLFSSEWNPPMERFGALIPIYGTLVSSGIALLIAVPVSFGIALFLTELSPLWLRRPLGTAIELLAAIPSIVYGMWGLLVFAPIFAKYVQPALQSVLGPLPIVGKLFMGPPLGIGLLSAGIILAIMIIPYIASVMRDVFEVTPAMLKESAYGVGCTTWEVMWRVVLPYTKTGVIGGVMLGLGRALGETMAVTFVIGNTNFLNSASLFDPGNSITSALANEFAEADPGLHTAALMELGLILFAITLIVLVVSKLLLLRLAQGEGAKS, translated from the coding sequence GTGGTTCTCCCTGTCCAGAAGCCAGAGGCCGAAGAGGCCTTTGGCCTGAATATTTCGGCGGGCGGTGTTCCGGCGGCGGTGTCCAGCGGAGCGAGCATGCGGCCCACCCAATTCAAGACCTCTTCGGCAACGAAGTTCGGCGATGGCGTATTTGCCCTGTCGGCACGCTTCTTCGCCGTTCTGACCCTCGCCCTGCTGGCGGGGATCATCGTCGCGCTGACCTATGCCTCGTGGCCCAGCCTCGAAGCATTCGGTATCGGCTTTCTGTTCTCCTCCGAATGGAATCCGCCGATGGAGCGCTTCGGCGCGCTGATCCCGATCTACGGCACGCTCGTGAGTTCCGGGATCGCGCTGCTGATCGCTGTGCCGGTCAGCTTCGGGATTGCGCTGTTCCTGACCGAGTTGTCGCCGCTGTGGTTGCGTCGTCCGCTGGGGACGGCCATCGAGCTGCTCGCCGCCATTCCCAGCATCGTCTACGGGATGTGGGGCCTGCTGGTTTTCGCGCCGATCTTCGCCAAGTACGTCCAACCCGCGCTGCAGTCGGTGCTCGGTCCCTTGCCGATCGTCGGGAAGCTCTTCATGGGGCCGCCGCTGGGCATCGGTCTGCTGTCGGCCGGGATCATCCTTGCCATCATGATCATTCCGTACATCGCTTCGGTGATGCGGGACGTCTTCGAAGTGACGCCGGCCATGCTCAAGGAATCCGCGTACGGGGTCGGTTGCACCACCTGGGAGGTGATGTGGCGGGTGGTTCTCCCCTACACGAAGACTGGCGTTATCGGCGGGGTGATGCTGGGTCTGGGGCGTGCGCTGGGTGAAACCATGGCGGTCACCTTCGTCATCGGCAACACGAACTTCCTCAATTCCGCTTCGCTGTTCGATCCCGGCAACAGCATCACATCTGCGCTCGCCAACGAGTTTGCGGAAGCAGATCCCGGTCTTCACACCGCTGCGCTGATGGAACTCGGCCTGATCCTTTTCGCGATCACGCTCATCGTGCTGGTGGTGTCGAAACTTCTGCTGCTTCGGTTGGCGCAGGGCGAAGGTGCAAAGAGCTGA
- the pstB gene encoding phosphate ABC transporter ATP-binding protein PstB — protein MEITDAQIEFKDFNFYYGKFHALRNVNFKMARHKVTAFIGPSGCGKSTLLRTINRMYDLYPEQRAEGQLLFDGRNLLDRDVDVSVLRAKIGMVFQKPTPFPMSIYDNIAFGVRLHEKLNVAQMDERVEWALRKAALWDEVKDKLKQSGMSLSGGQQQRLCIARGIAVKPEVILLDEPTSALDPISTSRIEELVDELKKEFTIVIVTHNMQQAARISDYTAYMYLGEMVEFGVTDEVFLKPKKKETEDYITGRFG, from the coding sequence ATGGAAATCACCGACGCCCAGATCGAATTCAAAGACTTCAACTTCTACTACGGCAAGTTCCACGCGCTTCGGAACGTCAACTTCAAGATGGCCCGGCACAAGGTTACGGCCTTCATCGGTCCGTCCGGTTGCGGTAAATCGACGTTGCTGCGGACGATCAACCGTATGTACGACCTCTATCCGGAGCAGCGCGCCGAGGGCCAATTGCTCTTCGACGGACGCAATCTGCTCGACCGCGATGTCGACGTCAGCGTGCTTCGTGCCAAGATCGGGATGGTTTTCCAGAAGCCCACGCCGTTCCCGATGTCCATCTACGACAACATTGCGTTCGGTGTGCGCCTCCATGAGAAGCTCAACGTCGCGCAGATGGACGAGCGCGTCGAATGGGCGCTCCGCAAGGCCGCGCTGTGGGACGAGGTGAAGGACAAGCTCAAACAAAGTGGCATGAGCCTCTCCGGCGGTCAGCAGCAGCGCCTGTGCATTGCGCGGGGAATCGCCGTCAAGCCCGAAGTCATCCTGCTCGATGAGCCGACGTCGGCGCTCGATCCGATTTCAACCTCCCGGATCGAGGAACTGGTCGATGAACTCAAGAAAGAGTTCACCATCGTCATCGTGACTCACAACATGCAGCAGGCCGCGCGGATCTCCGACTACACCGCCTACATGTATCTGGGCGAGATGGTCGAGTTCGGCGTGACCGACGAAGTCTTCCTGAAGCCCAAGAAGAAGGAAACCGAGGACTACATCACGGGCCGCTTCGGCTGA
- a CDS encoding NADH-quinone oxidoreductase subunit D yields MAEIRNYTINFGPQHPSAHGVLRLVLELDGEVVERADPHIGLLHRGTEKLAETRTWVQSVPYMDRLDYVSMMCNEHAYCMAIERLLGVEVPLRAQYIRVMFDEITRILNHLLNIGTHALDIGAMTMVLYTFREREDLMDAYEAVSGARMHAAYYRPGGVYRDLPDRMPQYQPNKFKNANVVKDLNAARQGSLLDFLDDFTQRFPRYCDEYETLLTDNRIWKQRTVGIGVVTPEQALAWGFSGPMIRGSGIAWDLRKKQPYEVYDKVDFDIPVGKNGDCYDRYLCRMEEMRQSNRIIRQCIDWLRKNPGPVITDNHKVAPPSREQMKSNMEELIHHFKLFTEGMHVPKGEAYAAVEHPKGEFGVYAVSDGANKPYRLKLRAPGFAHLAAMDEISRGHMIADVVAIIGTMDVVFGEIDR; encoded by the coding sequence ATGGCTGAAATTCGCAACTACACGATCAACTTCGGTCCGCAGCATCCGTCGGCGCACGGTGTGCTGCGCCTGGTTCTGGAACTGGACGGCGAAGTCGTCGAGCGCGCCGATCCGCATATCGGCCTGTTGCATCGCGGTACCGAGAAGCTTGCCGAGACGCGAACCTGGGTTCAGTCGGTGCCTTACATGGACCGTCTCGACTACGTCTCGATGATGTGCAACGAGCACGCCTACTGCATGGCCATCGAGCGCCTGCTTGGCGTCGAGGTGCCGTTGCGCGCCCAGTACATCCGGGTGATGTTCGATGAAATCACCCGCATTTTGAATCATCTGCTGAACATCGGCACCCACGCGCTGGATATCGGTGCGATGACGATGGTGTTGTACACGTTCCGTGAGCGGGAAGATCTCATGGATGCGTACGAGGCGGTGTCGGGTGCGCGCATGCACGCGGCCTATTACCGTCCGGGCGGGGTGTATCGCGACCTTCCGGACCGGATGCCGCAGTACCAGCCCAACAAGTTCAAGAACGCCAATGTCGTCAAGGATCTGAATGCGGCGCGGCAAGGTTCGCTGCTGGACTTCCTCGACGACTTCACGCAGCGCTTTCCCAGGTATTGCGACGAATACGAAACCCTGCTGACCGACAACCGTATCTGGAAGCAGCGCACGGTCGGTATCGGCGTTGTCACGCCGGAGCAGGCGCTCGCGTGGGGCTTTTCCGGTCCGATGATCCGCGGTTCCGGTATCGCCTGGGATCTGCGCAAGAAGCAGCCGTACGAAGTCTACGACAAGGTCGACTTCGACATTCCGGTGGGCAAGAACGGTGACTGTTATGACCGTTACCTCTGCCGGATGGAGGAAATGCGTCAGTCCAACCGCATCATCCGCCAGTGCATTGACTGGCTGCGCAAGAACCCGGGGCCGGTCATCACCGACAACCACAAGGTTGCGCCGCCGTCGCGCGAGCAGATGAAGTCCAACATGGAAGAGCTGATCCACCACTTCAAGCTCTTCACCGAAGGCATGCACGTACCCAAGGGCGAAGCCTATGCTGCCGTGGAGCACCCGAAGGGCGAGTTTGGCGTGTATGCGGTGTCCGATGGTGCGAACAAGCCTTATCGCCTCAAGCTGCGGGCGCCGGGCTTCGCCCACCTCGCCGCCATGGATGAGATTTCCCGTGGCCACATGATTGCCGACGTGGTGGCGATCATCGGGACCATGGACGTGGTGTTCGGAGAGATCGACCGCTAG
- a CDS encoding NADH-quinone oxidoreductase subunit C: MSAKLERLSQTLRDVLGDVVESLVVDRGEVTIEVAAGNFLDVARRLRDEAALGFEQLMDISGIDYSAFGNGAWQGKRFASVAHLLSVKNNWRLRLRVFADDDDFPVLGSLVEVWPSANWFEREAFDLYGILYAGHPDLRRILTDYGFVGHPFRKDFPISGYVEMRYDPEQGRVVYQPVTIEPRENTPRIVREENYGDVGHG, encoded by the coding sequence ATGAGTGCCAAGCTTGAACGCCTGAGTCAAACGCTTCGCGATGTCCTCGGTGATGTTGTTGAGTCGCTGGTGGTGGATCGCGGTGAGGTGACGATAGAAGTCGCCGCCGGAAATTTTCTTGATGTTGCCCGCAGGCTGCGAGACGAGGCTGCGCTCGGTTTCGAGCAGCTGATGGATATCTCCGGTATCGACTATTCCGCCTTTGGCAATGGTGCCTGGCAAGGCAAGCGATTTGCCTCTGTTGCGCACCTGCTGTCCGTCAAGAATAACTGGCGCCTGCGGCTTCGCGTGTTTGCGGATGACGATGACTTTCCGGTCCTGGGTTCGCTCGTCGAAGTGTGGCCTAGCGCGAACTGGTTTGAACGCGAGGCGTTCGATCTTTACGGAATTCTCTACGCAGGCCATCCGGATCTTCGTCGTATCCTGACCGACTACGGTTTCGTCGGTCATCCGTTCCGCAAGGATTTCCCCATCTCGGGCTACGTAGAAATGCGCTATGACCCGGAGCAGGGGCGCGTGGTGTATCAGCCGGTAACGATCGAGCCTCGCGAGAATACCCCGCGCATCGTGCGTGAAGAGAATTACGGGGATGTCGGTCATGGCTGA
- the tpiA gene encoding triose-phosphate isomerase — protein MTTKLIAGNWKLNGSLAKNAALIDELRRAEMHCVVCVPYPYLAQAQALVAGSLIELGAQDVSEYEQGAYTGEVSAAMLVEFGCRYVIVGHSERRALFGDSDQVVGRKAASALAAGLTPIVCVGETLAERELGEVEAVIRRQLQAVADCVGDEALPTLVVAYEPVWAIGTGRSATPEQVAQTHGFIRAWFSARCDASAVRILYGGSVKPENAAVLFSTDDVDGGLIGGASLVGSDFVAICRAA, from the coding sequence GTGACCACGAAACTGATAGCAGGCAACTGGAAGCTCAACGGCAGCCTGGCGAAGAACGCAGCGCTGATCGACGAGTTGCGGCGCGCCGAGATGCACTGCGTCGTTTGTGTGCCGTATCCGTATCTGGCCCAGGCGCAGGCGCTTGTTGCCGGTTCGTTGATCGAACTGGGTGCCCAGGACGTCAGCGAGTATGAGCAGGGCGCCTATACCGGCGAAGTTTCCGCCGCGATGCTCGTCGAGTTCGGCTGCCGGTATGTCATCGTCGGTCACTCCGAACGCCGCGCGTTGTTTGGAGATTCCGACCAGGTCGTCGGCCGCAAGGCGGCCTCTGCGCTTGCCGCCGGGCTCACGCCCATCGTCTGCGTGGGTGAAACGCTGGCGGAGCGCGAGCTTGGGGAAGTCGAAGCGGTCATCCGCCGTCAACTGCAAGCCGTTGCCGATTGCGTAGGGGACGAGGCGCTGCCAACGTTGGTGGTCGCTTACGAGCCGGTGTGGGCCATTGGCACCGGGCGCTCGGCTACGCCGGAGCAGGTCGCGCAGACGCACGGTTTCATCCGCGCATGGTTTTCGGCCCGCTGCGACGCTTCGGCTGTACGCATCCTTTATGGCGGCAGTGTCAAGCCCGAGAATGCGGCGGTGCTGTTCTCCACGGACGACGTCGATGGCGGCCTGATCGGCGGGGCTTCGCTGGTCGGTAGCGACTTCGTTGCCATCTGCCGCGCCGCCTGA
- the pstA gene encoding phosphate ABC transporter permease PstA, translated as MNLLTRRKLVNRIALTLSMSAMAFGLFWLAWILVTVFDLGIAGLSASLFTEMTPPPGDQAGGLANAIMGSVVMVGLATLLGTPIGILAGVYLAEYGRYTPLGKATRFINDLLLSAPSIVIGLFVYAVVVANTGKFSGWSGVIALALIVLPVVVRTTENMLQLIPNTLREAAFALGAPKSVVISKVTLRAARAGVVTGVLLAVARIAGETAPLLFTALSNQFWSLNMNEPMANLPVTIFKFAMSPFTNWQELAWAGVFLITIGVLILNIVARVFLRAEKIN; from the coding sequence ATGAATCTCCTAACCAGAAGAAAGCTCGTCAACCGGATTGCGTTGACCCTGTCGATGTCCGCGATGGCCTTCGGGCTGTTCTGGCTCGCCTGGATTCTTGTCACGGTGTTCGATCTCGGCATCGCGGGCCTGTCTGCCAGCCTGTTTACCGAGATGACGCCGCCTCCCGGCGACCAGGCGGGCGGGCTTGCCAACGCAATCATGGGTAGCGTGGTGATGGTCGGGCTCGCGACGCTGCTGGGTACGCCGATCGGCATCCTCGCCGGCGTGTATCTGGCCGAGTACGGCCGCTACACCCCCTTGGGCAAGGCGACGCGTTTCATCAACGATCTGCTGCTGTCGGCACCGTCGATCGTCATCGGCCTGTTCGTCTACGCCGTGGTCGTCGCGAATACCGGCAAGTTCTCGGGGTGGTCGGGTGTCATTGCGCTCGCGCTGATCGTGCTGCCGGTAGTCGTCCGCACCACCGAGAACATGCTGCAGCTGATTCCGAACACGCTGCGCGAAGCGGCTTTCGCGCTTGGCGCACCGAAGAGCGTGGTGATCTCCAAGGTGACCTTGCGTGCAGCGCGCGCCGGGGTTGTCACCGGCGTATTGCTTGCGGTGGCCCGCATCGCCGGCGAAACCGCGCCCCTGTTGTTCACCGCGCTATCGAATCAGTTCTGGAGCCTGAACATGAACGAGCCGATGGCCAATCTGCCGGTCACCATCTTCAAGTTCGCGATGAGTCCCTTCACCAATTGGCAGGAGCTCGCCTGGGCAGGCGTCTTCCTGATCACCATCGGTGTGCTCATCCTGAACATCGTCGCGCGGGTTTTCCTGCGGGCTGAAAAGATCAACTAA
- the nuoE gene encoding NADH-quinone oxidoreductase subunit NuoE — protein MLSQESLQQIDREIAKYPPDQKQSAAMSALRIAQVEKGWLSKETIAFVADYLQMPAIAVYEVASFYNMYDLQPVGRHKITVCTNLPCALSGGVHAAEYIKQKLGIDFNETTPDGKFTLKEGECMGACGDAPVLLHNNHTMCSWMTTEKIDQLLADLGSK, from the coding sequence ATGCTGAGCCAGGAATCGCTGCAACAGATCGATCGCGAGATCGCGAAATATCCTCCCGACCAGAAGCAGTCGGCGGCCATGTCCGCGCTGCGTATCGCTCAAGTCGAGAAAGGCTGGCTTTCGAAGGAAACGATCGCCTTCGTCGCGGACTACCTCCAGATGCCGGCGATCGCCGTCTATGAGGTAGCGAGCTTCTACAACATGTACGACCTGCAGCCAGTGGGGCGCCACAAGATTACCGTGTGCACCAACCTCCCTTGTGCGCTGTCGGGCGGCGTTCATGCGGCCGAATACATCAAGCAGAAGCTCGGTATCGATTTCAACGAGACCACGCCCGATGGCAAGTTCACGCTGAAGGAAGGCGAGTGCATGGGCGCCTGTGGTGACGCCCCGGTTCTGCTGCACAACAACCACACGATGTGCAGCTGGATGACGACTGAGAAAATCGACCAACTCCTGGCCGACCTGGGAAGCAAATGA
- a CDS encoding NuoB/complex I 20 kDa subunit family protein: MSIEGVFREGFVTTSLDAVINWTRTGSLWPMTFGLACCAVEMIHAGCSRYDLDRFGVVFRPSPRQSDLMIVAGTLCNKMAPALRKVYDQMAEPRWVISMGSCANGGGYYHYSYSVVRGCDRIVPVDVYVPGCPPTAEALLYGIIQLQNKIKRTNTIAR; this comes from the coding sequence ATGAGCATTGAGGGCGTCTTTCGCGAAGGGTTTGTCACTACTTCGCTCGATGCGGTCATCAATTGGACGCGAACCGGCTCGTTGTGGCCGATGACCTTCGGGTTGGCCTGTTGTGCGGTTGAAATGATTCACGCGGGTTGTTCCCGCTACGATCTGGACCGTTTCGGTGTGGTGTTCCGCCCCAGCCCGCGGCAATCCGATTTGATGATCGTCGCCGGCACGCTGTGCAACAAGATGGCTCCGGCGCTGCGCAAGGTGTACGACCAGATGGCCGAGCCGCGCTGGGTTATCTCCATGGGGTCCTGTGCGAATGGTGGCGGCTATTACCACTATTCCTACTCGGTCGTGCGCGGCTGCGACCGGATTGTTCCCGTTGATGTCTATGTGCCTGGCTGTCCGCCGACGGCCGAGGCATTGTTGTACGGCATTATTCAGCTGCAGAACAAGATCAAGCGGACCAACACGATTGCCCGCTGA